From Desmodus rotundus isolate HL8 chromosome 10, HLdesRot8A.1, whole genome shotgun sequence, one genomic window encodes:
- the GDF9 gene encoding growth/differentiation factor 9 isoform X3 — protein MKRLYKAYATKEGIPKSNRSHLYNTVRLFTPSVQHKQASVDQVTGAMRSVGLLFNLDRVTAVEHLLKSVLLYTFNDSVSLPSAAQCVCHLVLKEPESSSTTLPRAPHSFSFESQPVFRKKYKWVEVDVTTLLQPLVASDKRSIHVSVNCTCVKDQLQAPSARDSPCSLVPPSLLLYLNDTSTHAYHGWYSLHHKRSPPQAPGRRGLSACPTGEETAKGARSRHRRGEEAVSSELQKPLAPASFNLSEYFRQFLFPQNECELHDFRLSFSQLKWDSWIVAPHRYNPRYCKGDCPRAVGHRYGSPVHTMVQNIIYEKQLDDSVPRPSCVPAKYSPLSVLTVEPDGSIAYKEYEDMIATKCTCR, from the exons ATGAAGAGGCTCTATAAGGCATACGCTACCAAGGAGGGGATCCCCAAATCCAACAGAAGTCACCTCTACAACACCGTTCGGCTCTTCACCCCTTCTGTCCAGCACAAGCAGGCCTCTGTGGACCAGGTGACAG GAGCCATGCGGTCAGTGGGCCTGCTGTTCAACCTGGATCGCGTTACGGCCGTGGAACACCTCCTCAAGTCAGTCCTGCTGTACACTTTCAACGACTCAGTGTCTCTCCCCTCTGCTGCTCAGTGCGTGTGCCACCTGGTGCTGAAGGAGCCAGAGTCTTCCAGCACAACTCTCCCCAGAGCCCCACACTCCTTTTCCTTTGAATCACAGCCTGTATttaggaagaaatacaaatgggtTGAGGTTGATGTGACCACCCTGCTTCAGCCTCTGGTGGCCTCCGACAAGAGAAGTATTCATGTGTCTGTGAATTGTACATGTGTGAAAGACCAGCTGCAGGCCCCTTCCGCACGGGACAGTCCCTGTAGCCTTGTCCCCCCCTCGTTGCTTCTATATCTGAACGACACAAGCACTCACGCCTACCATGGGTGGTACTCCCTCCACCACAAAAGgagccctccccaggctcctggccgGAGAGGTCTGTCTGCCTGTCCCACGGGAGAAGAGACTGCCAAGGGAGCAAGGTCTCGTCACCGCAGAGGCGAGGAAGCTGTCAGCTCAGAATTGCAGAAGCCTCTGGCTCCAGCCTCTTTCAATCTGAGTGAGTACTTCAGACAGtttcttttcccccaaaatgagTGTGAGCTCCATGACTTTAGACTTAGCTTTAGTCAGCTGAAGTGGGACAGCTGGATCGTGGCCCCGCACCGGTATAACCCCCGATACTGTAAAGGGGACTGTCCCCGGGCCGTCGGGCATCGCTACGGCTCTCCGGTTCACACCATGGTGCAGAACATCATCTACGAGAAGCAGCTCGACGACTCGGTGCCAAGGCCGTCGTGCGTGCCTGCCAAATACAGCCCCTTGAGCGTGCTCACCGTGGAGCCCGATGGCTCCATCGCCTACAAGGAATACGAAGATATGATAGCCACCAAGTGCACCTGTCGTTAG
- the GDF9 gene encoding growth/differentiation factor 9 isoform X2, which produces METQLWKAEILSTPLPREWPSGLMWDLGKPQLPGGRDGSSLLSPFFKVLYDGPGGAPRLQPDSVALRYMKRLYKAYATKEGIPKSNRSHLYNTVRLFTPSVQHKQASVDQVTGAMRSVGLLFNLDRVTAVEHLLKSVLLYTFNDSVSLPSAAQCVCHLVLKEPESSSTTLPRAPHSFSFESQPVFRKKYKWVEVDVTTLLQPLVASDKRSIHVSVNCTCVKDQLQAPSARDSPCSLVPPSLLLYLNDTSTHAYHGWYSLHHKRSPPQAPGRRGLSACPTGEETAKGARSRHRRGEEAVSSELQKPLAPASFNLSEYFRQFLFPQNECELHDFRLSFSQLKWDSWIVAPHRYNPRYCKGDCPRAVGHRYGSPVHTMVQNIIYEKQLDDSVPRPSCVPAKYSPLSVLTVEPDGSIAYKEYEDMIATKCTCR; this is translated from the exons ATGGAGACCCAGCTGTGGAAAGCCGAAATCCTGTCTACCCCTCTCCCCAGGGAATGGCCATCCGGACTGATGTGGGACTTAGGTAAACCACAG CTGCCAGGTGGGAGAGACGgatccagcctcctctcccctttcttcaAAGTTCTGTATGATGGGCCAGGCGGGGCCCCAAGGCTGCAGCCAGACTCCGTAGCTTTGCGCTACATGAAGAGGCTCTATAAGGCATACGCTACCAAGGAGGGGATCCCCAAATCCAACAGAAGTCACCTCTACAACACCGTTCGGCTCTTCACCCCTTCTGTCCAGCACAAGCAGGCCTCTGTGGACCAGGTGACAG GAGCCATGCGGTCAGTGGGCCTGCTGTTCAACCTGGATCGCGTTACGGCCGTGGAACACCTCCTCAAGTCAGTCCTGCTGTACACTTTCAACGACTCAGTGTCTCTCCCCTCTGCTGCTCAGTGCGTGTGCCACCTGGTGCTGAAGGAGCCAGAGTCTTCCAGCACAACTCTCCCCAGAGCCCCACACTCCTTTTCCTTTGAATCACAGCCTGTATttaggaagaaatacaaatgggtTGAGGTTGATGTGACCACCCTGCTTCAGCCTCTGGTGGCCTCCGACAAGAGAAGTATTCATGTGTCTGTGAATTGTACATGTGTGAAAGACCAGCTGCAGGCCCCTTCCGCACGGGACAGTCCCTGTAGCCTTGTCCCCCCCTCGTTGCTTCTATATCTGAACGACACAAGCACTCACGCCTACCATGGGTGGTACTCCCTCCACCACAAAAGgagccctccccaggctcctggccgGAGAGGTCTGTCTGCCTGTCCCACGGGAGAAGAGACTGCCAAGGGAGCAAGGTCTCGTCACCGCAGAGGCGAGGAAGCTGTCAGCTCAGAATTGCAGAAGCCTCTGGCTCCAGCCTCTTTCAATCTGAGTGAGTACTTCAGACAGtttcttttcccccaaaatgagTGTGAGCTCCATGACTTTAGACTTAGCTTTAGTCAGCTGAAGTGGGACAGCTGGATCGTGGCCCCGCACCGGTATAACCCCCGATACTGTAAAGGGGACTGTCCCCGGGCCGTCGGGCATCGCTACGGCTCTCCGGTTCACACCATGGTGCAGAACATCATCTACGAGAAGCAGCTCGACGACTCGGTGCCAAGGCCGTCGTGCGTGCCTGCCAAATACAGCCCCTTGAGCGTGCTCACCGTGGAGCCCGATGGCTCCATCGCCTACAAGGAATACGAAGATATGATAGCCACCAAGTGCACCTGTCGTTAG
- the GDF9 gene encoding growth/differentiation factor 9 isoform X1 produces the protein MALPSKFLFWFGCFSWLGFPISLGSQASRGEAQIAASAELESEAEPWSLLQLPGGRDGSSLLSPFFKVLYDGPGGAPRLQPDSVALRYMKRLYKAYATKEGIPKSNRSHLYNTVRLFTPSVQHKQASVDQVTGAMRSVGLLFNLDRVTAVEHLLKSVLLYTFNDSVSLPSAAQCVCHLVLKEPESSSTTLPRAPHSFSFESQPVFRKKYKWVEVDVTTLLQPLVASDKRSIHVSVNCTCVKDQLQAPSARDSPCSLVPPSLLLYLNDTSTHAYHGWYSLHHKRSPPQAPGRRGLSACPTGEETAKGARSRHRRGEEAVSSELQKPLAPASFNLSEYFRQFLFPQNECELHDFRLSFSQLKWDSWIVAPHRYNPRYCKGDCPRAVGHRYGSPVHTMVQNIIYEKQLDDSVPRPSCVPAKYSPLSVLTVEPDGSIAYKEYEDMIATKCTCR, from the exons ATGGCGCTTCCCAGCAAATTCCTTTTTTGGTTTGGCTGCTTTTCCTGGCTAGGTTTTCCTATTAGCCTTGGTTCTCAGGCTTCTAGGGGAGAAGCTCAGATTGCAGCTAGCGCTGAGTTGGAATCTGAAGCTGAACCTTGGTCCTTGCTGCAGCTGCCAGGTGGGAGAGACGgatccagcctcctctcccctttcttcaAAGTTCTGTATGATGGGCCAGGCGGGGCCCCAAGGCTGCAGCCAGACTCCGTAGCTTTGCGCTACATGAAGAGGCTCTATAAGGCATACGCTACCAAGGAGGGGATCCCCAAATCCAACAGAAGTCACCTCTACAACACCGTTCGGCTCTTCACCCCTTCTGTCCAGCACAAGCAGGCCTCTGTGGACCAGGTGACAG GAGCCATGCGGTCAGTGGGCCTGCTGTTCAACCTGGATCGCGTTACGGCCGTGGAACACCTCCTCAAGTCAGTCCTGCTGTACACTTTCAACGACTCAGTGTCTCTCCCCTCTGCTGCTCAGTGCGTGTGCCACCTGGTGCTGAAGGAGCCAGAGTCTTCCAGCACAACTCTCCCCAGAGCCCCACACTCCTTTTCCTTTGAATCACAGCCTGTATttaggaagaaatacaaatgggtTGAGGTTGATGTGACCACCCTGCTTCAGCCTCTGGTGGCCTCCGACAAGAGAAGTATTCATGTGTCTGTGAATTGTACATGTGTGAAAGACCAGCTGCAGGCCCCTTCCGCACGGGACAGTCCCTGTAGCCTTGTCCCCCCCTCGTTGCTTCTATATCTGAACGACACAAGCACTCACGCCTACCATGGGTGGTACTCCCTCCACCACAAAAGgagccctccccaggctcctggccgGAGAGGTCTGTCTGCCTGTCCCACGGGAGAAGAGACTGCCAAGGGAGCAAGGTCTCGTCACCGCAGAGGCGAGGAAGCTGTCAGCTCAGAATTGCAGAAGCCTCTGGCTCCAGCCTCTTTCAATCTGAGTGAGTACTTCAGACAGtttcttttcccccaaaatgagTGTGAGCTCCATGACTTTAGACTTAGCTTTAGTCAGCTGAAGTGGGACAGCTGGATCGTGGCCCCGCACCGGTATAACCCCCGATACTGTAAAGGGGACTGTCCCCGGGCCGTCGGGCATCGCTACGGCTCTCCGGTTCACACCATGGTGCAGAACATCATCTACGAGAAGCAGCTCGACGACTCGGTGCCAAGGCCGTCGTGCGTGCCTGCCAAATACAGCCCCTTGAGCGTGCTCACCGTGGAGCCCGATGGCTCCATCGCCTACAAGGAATACGAAGATATGATAGCCACCAAGTGCACCTGTCGTTAG
- the UQCRQ gene encoding cytochrome b-c1 complex subunit 8 isoform X2 — MICPGSDLTASQAGFRLYRKWRTEAGGSRDCGGRGATATMGREFGKLTRVRHVISYSLSPFEQQAFPNYFTKGIPNVLRRIQANILRVAPPFVAFYLLYTWGTQEFEKSRRKNPADYENDS, encoded by the exons ATGATATGCCCCGGAAGTGACCTCACAGCCTCCCAGGCCGGCTTCCGGCTCTACCGGAAGTGGCGGACGGAGGCCGGTGGGTCCCGCGACTGTGGAGGGCGAG GCGCCACCGCCACCATGGGCCGAGAGTTCGGGAAGCTGACCAGGGTGCGGCATGTGATCTCCTACAGCTTGTCGCCCTTCGAGCAGCAGGCCTTTCCGAACTACTTCACCAAGGGCATCCCCAACGTGCTGCGCCGCATTCAGGCGAACATCCTTCGCGTCGCGCCGC catttgtagCGTTTTATCTCCTCTACACATGGGGGACCCAGGAGTTCGAGAAATCCAGGAGGAAGAACCCAGCTGACTATGAAAATGACAGCTGA
- the UQCRQ gene encoding cytochrome b-c1 complex subunit 8 isoform X1, with translation MICPGSDLTASQAGFRLYRKWRTEAGGSRDCGGRGDPGATATMGREFGKLTRVRHVISYSLSPFEQQAFPNYFTKGIPNVLRRIQANILRVAPPFVAFYLLYTWGTQEFEKSRRKNPADYENDS, from the exons ATGATATGCCCCGGAAGTGACCTCACAGCCTCCCAGGCCGGCTTCCGGCTCTACCGGAAGTGGCGGACGGAGGCCGGTGGGTCCCGCGACTGTGGAGGGCGAGGTGACCCCG GCGCCACCGCCACCATGGGCCGAGAGTTCGGGAAGCTGACCAGGGTGCGGCATGTGATCTCCTACAGCTTGTCGCCCTTCGAGCAGCAGGCCTTTCCGAACTACTTCACCAAGGGCATCCCCAACGTGCTGCGCCGCATTCAGGCGAACATCCTTCGCGTCGCGCCGC catttgtagCGTTTTATCTCCTCTACACATGGGGGACCCAGGAGTTCGAGAAATCCAGGAGGAAGAACCCAGCTGACTATGAAAATGACAGCTGA
- the UQCRQ gene encoding cytochrome b-c1 complex subunit 8 isoform X3 yields the protein MICPGSDLTASQAGFRLYRKWRTEAGATATMGREFGKLTRVRHVISYSLSPFEQQAFPNYFTKGIPNVLRRIQANILRVAPPFVAFYLLYTWGTQEFEKSRRKNPADYENDS from the exons ATGATATGCCCCGGAAGTGACCTCACAGCCTCCCAGGCCGGCTTCCGGCTCTACCGGAAGTGGCGGACGGAGGCCG GCGCCACCGCCACCATGGGCCGAGAGTTCGGGAAGCTGACCAGGGTGCGGCATGTGATCTCCTACAGCTTGTCGCCCTTCGAGCAGCAGGCCTTTCCGAACTACTTCACCAAGGGCATCCCCAACGTGCTGCGCCGCATTCAGGCGAACATCCTTCGCGTCGCGCCGC catttgtagCGTTTTATCTCCTCTACACATGGGGGACCCAGGAGTTCGAGAAATCCAGGAGGAAGAACCCAGCTGACTATGAAAATGACAGCTGA
- the LEAP2 gene encoding liver-expressed antimicrobial peptide 2 produces the protein MWRPKLFAVLMVCLLLLGQVDGSPVSELSSAKRRLRRMTPFWRGVSLRPIGASCRDDSECVTRLCRKRRCSLSVAQE, from the exons ATGTGGCGCCCCAAACTCTTCGCAGTGCTCATGGTCTGCCTGCTGTTGCTGGGCCAG GTAGATGGCTCCCCAGTGTCGGAACTGAGTTCAGCAAAGAGAAGGCTGCGGAGAATGACCCCATTTTGGAGAGGAGTTTCCCTCAGGCCCATTGGCGCCTCCTGCCGGGATGATTCTGAGTGTGTCACCAGGCTGTGCAG AAAGAGACGCTGTTCCCTGAGCGTGGCCCAGGAGTGA